The genomic window CTTATTTACTTGTGTTATTGTATGTATTTTATAAATATAACACATCTCTTGATAATGTTAGTAGAAATAGATTATGAGAAATTTATTTTAGATCTGATAAATGAAAAAAATTCTATCATGATGATTTTACTATAATGTTTCTTGATCTACAAAATTTTACTACAATATCTGAAAAATTTAGAGACGCTAGATTGATATGAATCTTTTTAAATTCTTTTTTTGATTATATAGAAAAAACAATAATAAGATTTAATTGACATCTTGATAAAGTAATGTGAGATTGAGCTTTGGTTGTTTTTACTGGACCAAATAAAGAAAATAATGCTGTAGCTTGTAGTTTGTATCTTTTAAAACAAAAACAGTCTTTTATTGATTATGTGTGACAAAAAGTTGCCAAAGATATCAAAAGATGAAATTTATACAAAAACATATTAGATACATTAAAAAAATGTGATTTTGATATAAGAATTTGATTGGCATCTTGACAGACTCTAATATGACCAATATGATGAAAAAACTTAAATGATGTTACTGTAGTATGAGATACTGTTAATCTTGCATCAAGAATAGAATGATTAAATAAATTTTATAGAGTGAATCTTTTATGTGATGAAAATACAATTAAAAAGCTATGAAGTAATTTTGTTTATAGATTAGTTGATAAAATTAGAGTTAAATGAAAATCAAATAGTGTTTTCATATACCAACCAATTTATAGTAAGGTAGATAATGCATATAGTACGAAATTGACTCCTACTGACTTACAAAAATGGAGGTCTATTATAGATAAATATTTTAAATGAGAGTTTAATGAAGCTTATTTAGAGCTTTGACAATATGTAGTTGAATGAGCTAATGAT from Candidatus Absconditicoccus praedator includes these protein-coding regions:
- a CDS encoding adenylate/guanylate cyclase domain-containing protein, with the protein product MKLLIFSMFVGILFFLNFFIYDLRTGLDRGIVMYFSNLLNLPFEGFLFSFEGPFGIYSFLLSLLPLIGYSLFSYVGVILMFLFLPIYLILGFFLVFLGGYYDFFLVKNLILFFSSYLLVLLYVFYKYNTSLDNVSRNRLGEIYFRSDKGKKFYHDDFTIMFLDLQNFTTISEKFRDARLIGIFLNSFFDYIEKTIIRFNGHLDKVMGDGALVVFTGPNKENNAVACSLYLLKQKQSFIDYVGQKVAKDIKRGNLYKNILDTLKKCDFDIRIGLASGQTLIGPIGGKNLNDVTVVGDTVNLASRIEGLNKFYRVNLLCDENTIKKLGSNFVYRLVDKIRVKGKSNSVFIYQPIYSKVDNAYSTKLTPTDLQKWRSIIDKYFKGEFNEAYLELGQYVVEGANDPVADVFYRRLKDIMNGQLKIPINWDGTFEHMEK